A region of the Nymphalis io chromosome 6, ilAglIoxx1.1, whole genome shotgun sequence genome:
TGATCATTATGGAAGACGCTACTTGTtaggttattataatatttccataatttaaaataagaacaattATTCAGAaccaacatattaataaatacatcagtagaagtaataaattttattatttgttaattttaatatatttaatataataacttttttaccaaacaaaaccaatgacgttctgaaaccgattatatttttattaaatcacatacaatatagaaatatgtaattattaaatatattaagtgaagcacatgaataagtatttctaacattcGGCCATTCTGACTGTTAAGTTTGTCCTCAAACTTACTCGTCCTCCACTATTTATAAGTTGACACCACAGCCCTCATTAATGATTATGTGAGCATTGACTACAAAGGTTTGGCACCTCACCCCTCATCACATACTGTGACCGTGTGAGACTTTCCAACCACCACAGTCCCAGTCGACTTCCACAATCATAAGATTAGCACCTCATCACATACTGTGACCGTGTGAGACTAACCAACCAAACTCAGTTCTTATTTATCTTGTTGGCATTTCACCCCTCATCACCAGTGTGATGATCACCTCATCACGGTCACACCGTGTGAAACTTCCCAACAACAAATAATTCTTCTTTACATCaatcattttacttttttttaatattcatattttctatattcCTCTTtctaactaatttaattttccaaatttcaaaaatatagtttaaaaaattcaaatccaATTATGTAATTCACAATCATACTTTGTTATAATGCATATTTTCTTAaagatgttaaaatataaatgaatatttaaaagttaaatattttgtaacaaaggAAACTCTtcagttatataaaaactgttacAATTTGTTTACAGTGTACACCGCTTACAATtaatatcatttcatatttactaGAATATCCTTACATTCTTTAAGAAATTTCAACAAGTCTTCAGGCTCTGTAAAACGCGCGGCCGACGCACCAGCACTTACGATCAGCATTGTACGATCATCTATACCGTGTTTAATGCAATCTACCGCCTTCttaccaaaaatattacatgcatttaataaattatttttatcaaagaaATATTCATCTAAACAATCTCCTACCCTCATTCGTTTATCGAGCATTTCTGTTAAAATGACACCGAAATTAGTTTCGGATGGAAAAGCTTTACGAAGTAGTGTTTGCCACTCTGACCagctatataaaatagtttttttgacTATTATACCATTTTTTAGCATTACCCGACAATTTAGGTAAagcaatatgtataatatgagaTTTACTTCACCCGTATATTTCTGCACACTCATTTATTTTTGATAGCCATAAATCGATACGATGATTCTTTACAGACGGGTCAAATTCCGGTAACAAATTGGTATTATGCGGTAAACTAGGCCTTATTAATGTTTGAACAAAATGAGCTAAATCACTAAAGTTTACTATTGCAGTTGAGGAATTAATCAGGCACGTTGTTCATTGATTGTCAGAGAACTGGGCTGCAACCTTCCGTCTGGCACTCACCTTCCTTTGAACCCTTATCGTTATCTCGCCGGTAGCAGAATAAACTCTTGAAACTGCAATATCTCGTCCGGTCGCAGAATGTAGCCTCGGAGTCACAAGATCTCGTCCGGACGCAGAATATTTCGCTCCCCTTTCAACGCCATCTTGTCTGGTTGCAGAACTGTTTTCAGTCAAATTGATGCAATCGCATCCGGTCGCTGAATCTTTTATTCTTTCTTCCTGACATGTGTTATCACTTCTCTGTACTGGGCTTGGTGTTCTAGTGCTATTTCTTTCAGAATGGGTAGTCGAATATCGTGTTGAATGGTTATTCTTTGTTTTACTTATCTTTTTTCTTGAGTGTCTTCTATAACAATAGAAGACActcaaaaaaaagaagaagTACTATCAATGTCATCGTCAAATTACCTTCTTCTTTTCTCAGAATGACTGCGTTATCGTTTAGAACTCCTACTTACTACCTACTTACTAGAAAGACTATGAATGTAATCAAATAGTTATTGAATTAGTTATCGTATGGCACGCctcgattattttattactaaatatcaaaaaacattcaaaatgtCACGAATGAAcgtagtaaagtaaaaaaaacttagtaaaaTCTAACAAGTCTTAGggatttcataataaaaaatcatctaAGCCAACAGATAGAGAAAAAAACGGTCGATCAGCTCGTGTCACCAGAGCACCcaaattgtatacatatattttttaaataactttaattgttGATAGATTGATTGATAGTAACAACTTTCATTAGGAAGTTGCTTATTTTTCCGTAAATGAAACGTTATTTCATTGTGTTCTAAATCTaaattgtcaatgtcaaaaGTCAAAGCGTGATATTTTAGGTACCTacctacttattaaaaattctcaCTAGGAAATTACTACTTTAACAGAATAAGttactcatttttattattaatgtatcttAGCTGATGAATATTttcacaataataaattaaccaactgcaattagtaaaatataaaaaaatatcctaaacATGGCTGATGAAGAGGTTAATGGTGATACTGATGACATACAAGTCGAAAAAGATAAAACTCAAAAGAAGGCAGCAAAACACGACAGTGGTGTAGCTGATTTGGAAAAAGTAACTGACTATGCCGAAGAGAAAGAAATATCATCGCAAGACATTTCTGGTGTAAGTAAATTTGTATTGCTGCCactgtaaaataaatgaaggtattattatacatttttaattcaatttgattTGAATTCGATTTGAGTCAATTAGAATctgaattgttttcttttttttgttaaattctagtTATGaagtatgataaatattattataatgtggcgtattatacaatttaattgttgcattattatttatagtaaatagttatttgtagtatacaatataacttatatagttttgtttatacTTTTCAGGCTCTTTCATTAATTGGCGATCGTAGAAATAAAGAAGCAGCTGAAAGGCTTGAAAAAGAAAAGGAATTGCAAAAAGTTTCAGTTAAAAAAGATGATATTGAATTAATAGTAAGTTTATTACCACTCAAAATTCATGTACATATCACCTTTTGTAAGATTGTGTTAATGTATAAATGCAATATATTCTAAGAATAAGAAttgtatagaaaattattttgttaatcaattaattcactgatctatttacatattactcttagtagtatatataaaaaaatattactcctTGCTGGTAAGATGACTCGAGTTAAAATCAGTATTTCTATGCAAGGTACATTAGTacatattttcctttttatatctcaaacatatatataaaagttttattacattatcttTACTActcaatgattttaaattattaacttgtAAAACTCAAAGAAAAAGAGTTACCGACCATGCAGTCGAGTAACAGGAGTAATTAGTTTGTGTCTGTTATGAGTGTCACATTTTGTATCAACATTGTTCATATTTTTCCATACAACCCTAGAGAAAATGTATTGAAAAGCAACAGttagcattttaatttttttaaccagttatagtttaatttcttttattattgtcACAaacctattattttaatagaatttttttttaatttatttatatgtaccaTTGTGTTTGTCATATTACTTAAAggttaataataactattaattacaGGTAAAAGAAATGGAAATCTCTCGAACATTAGCAGAAAGAACTCTAAGGGAACATAGAGGTGACTTGGTGGCAGCCCTTATAACCCTAACAAATTAATGACAGTCAACCTttgtgttatacatatataaaagagtATTTTTCAATCTCTAAcacatctt
Encoded here:
- the LOC126769063 gene encoding huntingtin-interacting protein K — its product is MADEEVNGDTDDIQVEKDKTQKKAAKHDSGVADLEKVTDYAEEKEISSQDISGALSLIGDRRNKEAAERLEKEKELQKVSVKKDDIELIVKEMEISRTLAERTLREHRGDLVAALITLTN